One part of the Ochrobactrum quorumnocens genome encodes these proteins:
- a CDS encoding copper resistance CopC family protein: protein MFKKAILTTALLLGSMTQLYAHAHLAQSEPAEDAVLNKTPATVSIEYTEALELGLSKLALKDESGATIETSKPEHIDGNTKTISVTPPVLKPGTYTVQWGAASVDTHRTEGSFKFKITN from the coding sequence ATGTTCAAAAAAGCAATTCTTACAACGGCCCTTTTATTGGGGTCGATGACGCAACTTTATGCGCATGCTCATCTCGCACAATCCGAGCCCGCCGAAGACGCCGTGCTCAATAAAACGCCTGCCACTGTTTCCATCGAATATACCGAAGCGCTGGAACTCGGTCTTAGCAAACTTGCCCTCAAGGATGAGAGCGGGGCAACTATCGAGACCAGTAAGCCTGAACATATTGACGGCAACACCAAGACGATTTCGGTCACACCGCCAGTCTTGAAGCCGGGTACTTATACGGTTCAGTGGGGCGCTGCGTCGGTCGATACGCACCGCACCGAAGGCTCGTTCAAGTTCAAGATCACTAATTAA
- a CDS encoding CopD family protein, whose product MTGIDIVIALVRCLNFAGLAMLAGALFFRILLVPSEISDGKLAAFVRIWRQLYGYSVAASAFGLVLWVPLQFSLLSGANSFSDALAFLPSGLLSTAFGIGSCLRALAIVLAALLLPYAIKSQAVRILLFLIVVLALGLQIRMGHAAAADTIWLPLAVSAHVIAGALWFGSLLPLYLLLRVSRDDGLQAARRFSLYGIVFVTILVVGATIAGWLSTGGLPGLVGTTYGRIMIVKIALLAAMLTLAALNRFWLSREGASGQGLRYALIVEGTIGIAVFLAASLLATQPPGVHEDIIWPFAYRLRDNVLGDAFLVDAAWRSFKPLLLAFLIGTGCLFLSIWRWQAIVIVTVIGFALFQPPRIGLFVQEANEASFLRSPTSYTSIAISRGAAAFGGNCASCHGNEGRGRGEQATGYPVWPPDLTAPLFADRSDGEVFWAIMHGKELQDGRQSMPGFETVLDAKTGWSLVDYIRTIASARTISLPEPDGAVYPAASPRITVYCGARRHEVGRQSDNFWLLHLQDEQLEAFAVDSNGIPAQCDVSDQTAAVAVQLLTPTADGASFLVDQNGWIRFRWSGYEKPEPLILEAAISKARANPISLSNRGHHS is encoded by the coding sequence ATGACTGGAATTGATATTGTCATTGCGCTTGTGCGATGCCTCAATTTTGCTGGCCTCGCAATGCTCGCTGGCGCTCTTTTTTTCCGCATCTTGCTTGTTCCAAGCGAAATAAGTGACGGCAAACTTGCGGCTTTTGTAAGAATCTGGCGTCAACTTTATGGCTATTCCGTGGCAGCCAGCGCTTTTGGACTGGTTCTGTGGGTGCCGCTTCAGTTCTCACTGCTGTCTGGTGCGAATAGTTTTTCTGATGCATTAGCCTTTCTCCCAAGCGGACTTTTAAGCACAGCCTTCGGCATTGGATCGTGCCTGCGCGCTTTGGCAATCGTGCTTGCTGCTTTGCTTCTGCCGTATGCGATAAAGTCTCAAGCCGTCCGTATCCTGTTGTTTTTGATCGTTGTTTTAGCGCTTGGTCTCCAGATTCGTATGGGGCACGCCGCAGCAGCTGATACTATTTGGCTACCACTGGCAGTTTCTGCGCATGTGATTGCAGGCGCGCTATGGTTTGGTTCGCTGCTTCCGCTCTATCTTCTCTTACGTGTTTCGCGGGATGACGGCTTGCAAGCCGCGCGTCGATTTTCGCTTTATGGCATTGTTTTTGTTACAATTCTTGTTGTTGGTGCCACCATTGCAGGATGGCTTTCGACAGGTGGTTTGCCGGGGCTGGTTGGTACCACTTATGGCAGGATCATGATCGTGAAGATCGCGCTTTTGGCCGCCATGCTGACACTTGCAGCACTCAATCGTTTCTGGCTGAGCCGCGAGGGTGCGAGCGGGCAGGGGCTTCGTTATGCACTCATCGTTGAGGGCACAATCGGCATCGCAGTGTTTCTCGCGGCGTCCCTTCTCGCGACACAACCACCCGGCGTGCATGAAGACATCATCTGGCCTTTCGCCTATCGTTTGCGCGACAACGTTCTGGGAGATGCGTTTCTCGTCGATGCCGCATGGCGGAGCTTCAAGCCACTTCTGCTGGCATTTCTGATCGGTACTGGGTGCCTTTTTCTGTCTATATGGCGATGGCAAGCTATTGTTATCGTGACAGTTATCGGCTTTGCATTGTTCCAGCCACCGCGCATCGGATTGTTTGTTCAGGAGGCCAACGAAGCCAGTTTTCTGCGCTCGCCCACATCCTATACGTCTATCGCAATTTCGCGGGGCGCTGCGGCTTTCGGAGGCAATTGTGCGTCCTGTCACGGCAATGAAGGGCGCGGTCGCGGTGAACAGGCAACCGGCTATCCTGTATGGCCGCCCGATCTGACAGCACCCTTGTTTGCTGATCGCAGTGACGGTGAAGTCTTCTGGGCGATCATGCATGGCAAGGAGTTGCAAGACGGTCGGCAATCCATGCCCGGTTTTGAAACGGTGTTGGATGCGAAAACCGGGTGGTCGCTGGTAGATTATATCCGAACGATTGCGTCTGCCCGAACGATCAGTCTGCCTGAGCCTGATGGTGCGGTTTATCCGGCTGCAAGCCCGCGAATTACGGTCTATTGCGGGGCTAGACGGCATGAGGTCGGTCGGCAATCCGACAATTTCTGGCTGCTTCATCTTCAGGACGAACAGCTTGAAGCCTTTGCTGTTGATAGCAATGGCATCCCGGCACAATGCGATGTTTCCGACCAGACTGCGGCTGTGGCTGTGCAGCTTCTGACGCCAACTGCCGATGGGGCAAGCTTTCTCGTAGATCAGAATGGCTGGATACGGTTTCGATGGTCAGGGTATGAAAAGCCGGAGCCTTTGATCCTTGAGGCCGCTATCAGTAAGGCTCGTGCGAATCCGATCAGTCTATCGAATAGAGGACATCATTCATGA